One stretch of Anolis carolinensis isolate JA03-04 chromosome 3, rAnoCar3.1.pri, whole genome shotgun sequence DNA includes these proteins:
- the p2ry1 gene encoding P2Y purinoceptor 1 has product MTEVLLSAVLNMTETHSLASNVTSNATSKCSLTKTGFQFYYLPAVYIVVFITGFLGNSVAIWMFIFHMRPWSGISVYMFNLALADFLYVLTLPVLIFYYFNQTDWIFGDFMCKLQRFIFHVNLYGSILFLTCISVHRYTGVVYPLKSLGRLKKKNAVYISALVWGVVVVAISPIFFYSGTEVRKIKTMACYDTTVDNYLRSYFIYSMCTTVFLFCIPFILILGCYGLIVKALIYKDLDNSPLRRKSIYLVIIVLAVFAVSYLPFHVMKNLNLRARLDFQTPEMCAFNNRVYATYQVTRGLASLNSCVDPILYFLAGDTFRRRLSRATRKASRRSELNVQSKSEDMTLSILSECKQNGDTSL; this is encoded by the coding sequence ATGACTGAAGTCCTTCTGTCTGCTGTCCTGAACATGACTGAAACTCACTCGCTGGCTAGCAATGTCACCAGCAATGCCACCAGCAAATGTTCACTGACCAAAACTGGCTTCCAGTTCTATTACCTGCCTGCTGTCTACATCGTAGTCTTCATCACTGGATTCCTGGGCAACAGTGTGGCAATTTGGATGTTTATCTTCCACATGAGGCCGTGGAGTGGCATCTCCGTTTACATGTTCAACCTGGCACTGGCTGACTTCTTGTATGTCCTGACTCTTCCTGTGCTCATCTTCTACTACTTCAATCAAACTGATTGGATCTTTGGAGACTTCATGTGTAAGCTCCAGAGGTTCATTTTTCATGTCAATCTGTATGGAAGCATTTTGTTCCTCACTTGCATCAGTGTGCACAGATACACAGGTGTTGTGTATCCCTTGAAATCCTTGGGGAGGCTGAAAAAAAAGAACGCAGTATATATCAGTGCCCTGGTCTGGGGAGTTGTGGTTGTAGCGATTTCACCCATCTTCTTCTATTCTGGGACTGAGGTAAGGAAAATCAAAACCATGGCTTGCTACGACACAACGGTAGATAACTATCTGAGAAGCTACTTCATTTACAGCATGTGCACCACAGTCTTTTTATTCTGCATCCCATTCATACTGATTCTTGGTTGCTACGGATTAATAGTAAAAGCACTGATTTACAAAGATCTAGACAATTCCCCACTTAGGAGAAAATCCATTTACTTGGTGATAATAGTATTGGCAGTATTTGCTGTCTCTTACCTTCCTTTTCATGTGATGAAAAACTTGAATCTACGAGCTAGGCTGGATTTTCAGACTCCAGAAATGTGTGCCTTTAACAACAGGGTTTATGCCACTTACCAAGTAACTCGGGGTCTAGCAAGTCTCAACAGTTGTGTGGATCCTATTCTGTATTTTTTGGCAGGAGATACATTTCGAAGAAGGCTCTCAAGAGCAACCAGAAAAGCCTCAAGACGAAGTGAGCTCAATGTGCAATCCAAAAGTGAGGATATGACTCTCAGTATTTTATCTGAGTGCAAACAGAATGGAGACACAAGCTTGTga